The genomic DNA TCTCGATCACCGGCAGCTTGGCGGTCCTTTCGGCCAGCCACTCGAGTCCGGCGTTGAGGCCGGGTGCGATCACTCCGCCCACGAAGGTGCCGTCGCCCTCGATGCAGTCGAAGGTGGTCGCCGTCCCCAGGTCCACCACGATAGTGTCCTTGCGGTAGAGGACCTTGGCCGCCACGGTGTTCGCGACCCGGTCGGCTCCAACGGAGAGAGGCTCGTCCACCGCCAGCCTGATGGGCAGGGCGGATGCGGGACCGACCGCCAGCACCTCGCCCGCCACGAGCGACCTCAGAGTGTGCATCCAGACCTGATTCGCGGACGGCACCACGGAGCCGACGACTCCGAGCTCGACCCGACCTCTTCCCACGCCGGCGCGGTCCAGGAAGGTGCCCACCAGCGCGGTCATCTCGTCGGCCGTCCTGCGGACAGAGGAGCTCACCCTCCAAGAAGCGGCGATCTTCCCCGGGCCGGTGGCCCATCCCACCACGGTCTCGGTATTGCCGACGTCGACAACCAGGCTCTCACGGAATTTCATCGGTCGCCTCCCGACACTGCGTGCACGCTTCCGCCCGCCACCAGTCTTCGCTGGCCGTCGGCCAGTTCGACTTCCAGCGAGCCTTGCTTGGAGATGCCCACGGCCCAACAGCCGCCCAGCGCCTCCGTCTCGACCTCGCAACCCCTTAAGATATCGATTCCCGCGATCTCGCGGTGGAGAGCCTCGGGCAGTTCGGTGCCCGCGAAGCCGACCAGCGTGCGCAGTTCGGAGACCAGAGCCTCCACCACGACCGGTTCGTCCACCCGTACCCGCCCCATTCCGCCCCGCACCTCCTCCACGGTGGTCGCCGTCGTCTCGATCTCGCTGGGGAAACCTGCGGTCGGTCTGCGTAAATTGATGCCGACACCTACCGCGACTAGTGCGGGGTCGAAGGCTCCGGGGACGACTTCGCACAGGATGCCGCCGACCTTGCGCCCGCCGAGGAAGAGGTCGTTCGGCCACTTGAGTCCCACCGAACCCACGCCTTCCGCGACCGCCTCGATGGCGCGGGCCGCCGCAATCCCGGCGAGGAGCGGCAGCGTGGTGGCCCCGACGACGGTCTCCACGAGCGCCGAGAAGCTTATGCCCGCCCCGGGAGGAGAGTGCCAGCGCCGGCCTCTCCGTCCTCTGCCGGCGGTCTGCTCGTCGGCAATGACCACGCTTCCCGGAGGCGCACCCCGACCTGCGAGAGCGAGCAGACGCGAGTTGGTCGAGCCGATGCTGGCGTAGGTCTCCAGATAGGGGAGCCCCCAGGTTCGCCGCCACTTCTCGCGGGCGACGCCGTGCCAGCTTTCGAGGCGGACGG from Gemmatimonadota bacterium includes the following:
- a CDS encoding biotin--[acetyl-CoA-carboxylase] ligase; this translates as MERGESLNSGQGGVGAVRLESWHGVAREKWRRTWGLPYLETYASIGSTNSRLLALAGRGAPPGSVVIADEQTAGRGRRGRRWHSPPGAGISFSALVETVVGATTLPLLAGIAAARAIEAVAEGVGSVGLKWPNDLFLGGRKVGGILCEVVPGAFDPALVAVGVGINLRRPTAGFPSEIETTATTVEEVRGGMGRVRVDEPVVVEALVSELRTLVGFAGTELPEALHREIAGIDILRGCEVETEALGGCWAVGISKQGSLEVELADGQRRLVAGGSVHAVSGGDR
- a CDS encoding type III pantothenate kinase, which gives rise to MKFRESLVVDVGNTETVVGWATGPGKIAASWRVSSSVRRTADEMTALVGTFLDRAGVGRGRVELGVVGSVVPSANQVWMHTLRSLVAGEVLAVGPASALPIRLAVDEPLSVGADRVANTVAAKVLYRKDTIVVDLGTATTFDCIEGDGTFVGGVIAPGLNAGLEWLAERTAKLPVIEMSLPKKIIGTRTEECMRSGVFWTAIAGVETIVRQIKDEWRRDPFVVATGGLAGVVAPSLTCVDQVEPDLTLHGLAAAGGMLTG